One window from the genome of Cottoperca gobio chromosome 15, fCotGob3.1, whole genome shotgun sequence encodes:
- the hmx3a gene encoding homeobox protein HMX3, whose product MPETTQETCASAKDSPFFIKNLLNCDSKPSKPKPVLAVTKAALEGGFSLSQLGDFNFPRFDLPAQRFSLPAHYLERTSAWWYPYALSSSAHLHRAEVINKLAARDSSPTSGTDRDSPDLVLKSEPDVKDDDEDDEHNNNKSGDEIILEESDTEEAKKDDLEEWKKRDDDKKPCRKKKTRTVFSRSQVFQLESTFDMKRYLSSSERAGLAASLHLTETQVKIWFQNRRNKWKRQLAAELEAANLSHAAAQRIVRVPILYHENSISDNGSIGANVPVSQPLLTFPHPGVYYSHPIVTSVPLLRPV is encoded by the exons ATGCCAGAGACAACGCAAGAGACGTGCGCTTCGGCCAAGGACTCTCCTTTCTTCATTAAGAACCTGCTTAACTGTGATAGCAAACCGTCCAAACCCAAGCCCGTACTGGCTGTCACCAAGGCGGCCTTGGAGGGAGGATTTTCCCTTTCCCAGCTCGGGGACTTCAACTTTCCTCGCTTTGACCTGCCCGCACAGAGGTTCAGTCTACCGGCTCACTACTTGGAGCGCACCTCGGCGTGGTGGTACCCTTACGCCCTCAGCTCATCCGCCCACCTACACAGAGCCGAAG TCATCAACAAACTAGCAGCCAGAGACTCCTCTCCAACCTCGGGCACGGACAGAGACTCGCCGGACCTGGTTCTCAAATCCGAGCCAGACGTCAAAGACGACGACGAGGACGAtgagcacaacaacaacaaaagtggCGACGAGATTATCCTGGAGGAGAGCGACACGGAAGAAGCCAAAAAAGACGAcctggaggagtggaagaagaggGACGACGACAAGAAGCCGTGCCGCAAGAAGAAGACGCGCACGGTTTTTTCCCGGAGCCAGGTTTTCCAGCTAGAGTCCACCTTCGACATGAAGCGGTACCTGAGCAGCTCGGAGCGCGCCGGCCTGGCCGCGTCTCTGCACCTGACGGAGACTCAGGTGAAGATCTGGTTCCAGAACAGGAGGAACAAGTGGAAAAGGCAGCTGGCCGCGGAGCTGGAGGCCGCCAACCTGAGCCACGCCGCGGCGCAGAGGATAGTCCGGGTACCCATCCTCTACCACGAGAACTCGATCTCAGATAACGGAAGCATCGGTGCCAACGTGCCCGTGAGCCAGCCGCTGCTCACCTTCCCGCACCCGGGAGTCTACTACTCCCATCCCATCGTCACATCCGTGCCGCTGCTCAGACCGGTTTGA
- the hmx2 gene encoding homeobox protein HMX2 produces MSSAENSGSKCSSGPISSFTIQSILGTPSDAPRSGNKELSKGPPPPPRRRSLSVSSEECSGGEDSADCFCSDTGHSEPCTQHRAHNFCLGPAKGLLSAKDGLARRPHLPQPLLQDYKEEQERPCHQMSPLSEERHTDGADKQGNSAKKKTRTVFSRSQVYQLESTFDMKRYLSSSERACLASSLQLTETQVKTWFQNRRNKWKRQLSAELEAANMAHASAQTLVGMPLVFRDNSLLRVPVPRSIAFPTPLYYPGSLSGLPLYNLYNKIEY; encoded by the exons ATGAGTAGCGCAGAAAACAGCGGGAGCAAGTGCTCGTCGGGCCCGATTTCCAGCTTTACCATCCAGTCCATTTTAGGCACGCCGTCCGATGCGCCGCGCTCCGGGAACAAGGAGCTCTCCAAGGGGCCACCGCCACCGCCGCGGAGGCGCTCACTGTCGGTGTCCTCCGAGGAGTGCAGCGGCGGGGAGGACTCAGCAGACTGCTTCTGCTCCGACACGGGTCACAGCGAGCCATGCACCCAGCACCGAGCCCATAACTTCTGTTTAG GTCCCGCTAAAGGACTTCTGTCTGCGAAAGACGGGCTCGCGCGACGGCCGCACCTGCCACAGCCTCTGCTGCAGGATTataaggaggagcaggagagaccGTGCCATCAAATGTCACCTTTGTCggaggagagacacacagacggtGCGGACAAGCAGGGCAACTCAGCCAAGAAGAAGACGCGCACGGTTTTCTCCCGGAGTCAGGTGTACCAGCTGGAGTCCACCTTCGACATGAAGCGGTACCTGAGCAGCTCGGAGCGGGCCTGCTTAGCCTCCAGCCTGCAGCTGACGGAGACTCAGGTCAAGACGTGGTTTCagaacaggaggaacaaatgGAAACGGCAGCTATCAGCTGAACTGGAGGCGGCCAACATGGCACACGCTTCCGCACAGACACTAGTGGGGATGCCGCTGGTTTTCAGAGATAACTCCTTACTGCGTGTTCCGGTTCCCCGGTCTATCGCCTTTCCGACGCCCCTTTATTACCCGGGGAGCCTGTCAGGGTTACCTTTATACAACCTGTATAACAAGATTGAGTACTGA